A genomic stretch from Streptococcus oralis includes:
- a CDS encoding alpha-galactosidase — protein sequence MGVRIENNLFYVESKGLSLIIENRDGFLLLKHLGKTIKDYRGSNSVYERDHAFSGNPIATNRTFSLDTQRQIFGQHGLGDFRRPTLQVQHDATEVTDFRFVEAKILKGQNGPQGLPSPHSMDGTETLVLILKDPQAKLSLTLYYTAFDNDATIASYSKLENNSNQEVVIHKNFSFMADFPAAAYEIVTLQGAYAREKTVRRQQVEQGIFSISSNRGASGHAQTPALLLCDQGVTEDDGNVFALQLLYSGNFEAFVQKNQLNEVRVSIGINPENFSWKLNPKENFETPVALVTYSDKGLTGISHESQNFVLKHIMPSQFSKKERPILINNWEATYFDFQREKLLELADEAKKVGIELFVLDDGWFGNRFDDNRALGDWVVNEKKLGGSLESLISAIHERGLQFGLWLEPEMISVDSDLYRKHPDWAIQVPGYEHTYSRNQLVLNLANPQVVEYLKNVLDELLSHHKIDYIKWDMNRNITNLGNGSAYLDTQMQSHQYMLGLYELVSYLTEKHGHILFESCSGGGGRNDLGMMRYFPQVWASDNTDAIARLPIQYGSSYLYPTISMGAHVSAVPNHQMGRMTPLETRGHVAMMGNLGYELDLTSLSDEEKSEIANQVNLYKEVRPVVQLGNQYRLINPDAESNEAAVQFNYGNQTIVTYVRVLSVVETMETTLKLKDLDEEGRYELQENGVVYSGAELMYAGITMELPQGDYLSRQLHFIRR from the coding sequence ATGGGAGTTCGAATAGAGAATAATCTATTTTACGTTGAGAGTAAAGGTCTAAGTTTGATTATTGAAAATAGGGATGGGTTCTTATTATTAAAACATTTAGGAAAGACTATTAAGGACTATAGAGGTTCTAATAGTGTTTATGAACGCGATCATGCTTTTTCTGGTAATCCAATAGCTACTAATCGAACCTTTAGTTTGGATACGCAACGTCAGATTTTTGGACAACATGGCTTAGGTGATTTTAGAAGACCAACTTTACAGGTTCAACATGACGCAACTGAAGTAACAGACTTTCGATTTGTAGAAGCAAAGATTTTAAAAGGTCAGAATGGTCCACAGGGCTTACCTTCTCCTCACAGCATGGATGGTACAGAGACTCTTGTCTTGATTTTAAAAGATCCTCAAGCTAAACTTAGTCTGACTTTGTATTATACAGCTTTTGATAATGATGCGACAATTGCTAGTTACAGCAAATTGGAGAATAATAGCAATCAGGAAGTTGTCATCCACAAGAACTTTTCTTTTATGGCTGATTTTCCCGCTGCGGCTTACGAAATTGTAACTCTGCAGGGTGCTTATGCTCGTGAAAAGACTGTTCGACGTCAACAGGTAGAACAAGGAATCTTTTCAATTAGTTCGAACCGTGGTGCTTCTGGTCATGCTCAAACACCAGCTCTTCTATTATGTGATCAAGGAGTCACAGAGGATGATGGGAATGTGTTTGCTCTGCAACTACTGTATAGTGGAAACTTTGAAGCTTTTGTTCAAAAGAATCAATTGAATGAAGTTCGGGTGTCGATTGGCATTAATCCAGAAAACTTTTCTTGGAAGTTAAATCCTAAGGAAAACTTTGAAACACCGGTAGCTTTAGTGACCTATTCAGACAAGGGATTAACTGGTATTAGTCATGAAAGTCAGAATTTTGTACTTAAGCACATTATGCCAAGTCAGTTTTCTAAAAAAGAGCGTCCAATTCTAATTAATAACTGGGAAGCTACTTACTTTGACTTTCAGAGAGAAAAACTATTAGAATTGGCAGATGAAGCTAAGAAAGTTGGAATTGAACTTTTTGTATTAGATGATGGGTGGTTTGGTAATCGCTTTGATGATAATCGGGCTTTAGGTGATTGGGTTGTGAATGAGAAAAAACTGGGTGGAAGCCTTGAAAGTCTGATTTCAGCGATCCATGAAAGAGGTTTGCAGTTTGGGCTTTGGTTAGAACCTGAAATGATTTCTGTAGATAGCGATTTGTATCGCAAACATCCTGACTGGGCTATTCAGGTTCCAGGTTATGAGCATACCTATTCTCGAAATCAATTAGTACTTAATCTTGCCAATCCTCAGGTAGTAGAATATCTGAAAAATGTTTTAGATGAACTCCTCTCTCATCATAAGATTGACTACATCAAATGGGATATGAATCGTAATATTACTAATCTGGGGAATGGTTCAGCCTACTTGGATACCCAGATGCAGTCTCATCAGTATATGTTAGGGCTTTACGAACTTGTTTCTTATCTTACAGAGAAGCACGGCCATATTCTCTTTGAGTCCTGCTCTGGTGGTGGTGGACGAAATGATCTTGGTATGATGCGTTATTTCCCACAAGTCTGGGCTAGTGATAATACTGATGCCATAGCACGTTTACCAATTCAATACGGTTCATCCTATCTCTATCCAACCATTTCTATGGGGGCTCATGTGTCAGCAGTACCAAATCATCAGATGGGACGAATGACACCATTGGAAACTCGTGGTCATGTGGCAATGATGGGAAATCTGGGTTATGAGCTTGATTTGACAAGTTTATCAGATGAAGAGAAGTCTGAGATTGCTAATCAGGTGAACTTGTATAAAGAAGTGCGGCCAGTAGTCCAGTTGGGAAACCAGTATAGGTTAATCAATCCCGATGCTGAATCCAATGAAGCAGCTGTACAATTTAACTATGGAAATCAAACGATTGTAACCTACGTCCGAGTCCTATCAGTTGTGGAAACAATGGAAACAACTTTAAAGTTAAAAGATTTGGATGAAGAGGGACGGTATGAATTACAGGAAAATGGTGTAGTTTACTCAGGTGCAGAACTCATGTATGCGGGTATTACTATGGAGCTTCCGCAGGGAGATTATCTCAGCAGGCAGTTACATTTCATTAGAAGATAA
- a CDS encoding AraC family transcriptional regulator yields the protein MLVFSEYQTGTIDLSLSFYGYEECTPNYSFGPAIRDTYVLHYITKGKGQFHYKGKIVDLKAGDFFLLKPDELTFYQADSQNPWAYYWLGITGGRAPDYFALSQISDQSYLIQSKNCHTQTTAKLIENIVRFAQVTKSNELAQLHIMGQLHELMFHLGTIAPNQKKKNISSTHQLYLDCKRLIDSHYPQSLTIQDLAKELSVHRSYLTSVFKEFHQLSPKEYLLYVRMHRAQQLLEHTEESIKVIAYSVGFSDPLHFSKAYKQFFQKTPSQTRKELSHSLLARKENQ from the coding sequence ATGCTCGTTTTTTCAGAATACCAGACTGGAACAATTGATCTTTCTCTTAGCTTTTACGGTTATGAAGAATGTACGCCTAACTACTCTTTTGGCCCAGCTATTCGAGATACCTATGTACTACATTACATTACTAAAGGAAAAGGTCAATTCCATTATAAGGGTAAAATTGTTGATTTAAAGGCAGGAGATTTCTTTTTACTAAAACCAGATGAATTAACCTTCTATCAAGCAGATAGCCAGAATCCTTGGGCTTACTACTGGTTAGGGATTACTGGAGGGAGGGCACCTGACTATTTTGCTCTGTCTCAAATTTCTGATCAATCCTACCTCATCCAGTCAAAAAACTGTCATACACAGACAACTGCAAAACTCATTGAAAATATTGTCCGTTTTGCTCAGGTAACAAAATCAAACGAACTAGCACAACTCCATATCATGGGGCAACTTCATGAATTGATGTTTCATTTAGGAACGATTGCTCCTAATCAGAAAAAAAAGAATATTTCATCAACCCACCAACTCTATCTTGACTGCAAACGATTGATAGATAGTCACTATCCACAATCGCTCACCATTCAAGATTTAGCTAAAGAGCTATCGGTTCATAGAAGTTACTTAACTAGTGTGTTTAAAGAATTTCACCAACTCTCTCCAAAAGAGTATCTACTCTACGTTCGGATGCATCGTGCACAACAACTTCTGGAACATACTGAAGAATCTATTAAAGTCATTGCATACTCCGTGGGTTTCTCAGATCCACTACATTTTTCAAAAGCCTACAAGCAGTTTTTTCAAAAAACACCGAGTCAAACTCGAAAAGAACTCTCTCACTCCCTCTTAGCTAGAAAGGAAAATCAATGA
- the birA gene encoding bifunctional biotin--[acetyl-CoA-carboxylase] ligase/biotin operon repressor BirA, with amino-acid sequence MKSHQLVYQILARENDYVSGEKIAEELSLSRTSIWKAIQRLQQEGLVIDSIKNKGYKLIQGDLILPDLIQEKTNLSILYKPETKSTQTDAKEGIEGGSLGNSLYLSTCQTAGRGRFQRPYYSPAQGGIYMSLHIQPNLTYDQLPAYTLLTAGAIYKAIKNLTLIDVGIKWVNDIYFKNKKIAGILTEAMTSVETGLVTDVIIGVGINFAISDFPKEIKEKAGSLFIPPAPITRNELISEIWRCFYQTAPEELLYLYKEHSLVLGREVSFIQEQTEKKGVAKDISDKGQLLIQLDDQTEIWLNSGEISLTSWT; translated from the coding sequence ATGAAATCACACCAACTAGTCTACCAAATATTAGCTAGAGAAAACGACTATGTTAGCGGAGAAAAAATTGCAGAAGAACTGTCGTTAAGTCGTACATCCATATGGAAGGCAATTCAACGCCTCCAACAAGAAGGGCTCGTGATTGACAGTATTAAAAATAAAGGTTACAAACTTATTCAAGGCGATTTGATCCTACCTGATTTGATTCAAGAGAAAACCAACTTAAGCATTCTCTACAAGCCTGAGACCAAATCAACCCAAACAGATGCAAAAGAAGGTATTGAAGGTGGAAGCCTGGGAAATAGTCTCTATCTTTCCACATGTCAAACAGCAGGTCGTGGCCGCTTTCAGCGCCCTTACTACTCTCCTGCTCAGGGAGGTATTTATATGTCATTACATATTCAGCCAAATCTCACCTATGACCAGCTTCCTGCCTACACATTACTTACAGCAGGTGCCATTTACAAAGCCATTAAAAACCTCACCTTGATTGACGTGGGTATCAAATGGGTAAATGATATCTACTTTAAAAATAAAAAAATAGCAGGTATCCTCACCGAAGCCATGACGTCCGTGGAAACAGGTCTAGTAACAGATGTCATTATCGGCGTTGGAATCAACTTTGCCATCAGCGATTTTCCCAAAGAGATAAAAGAAAAAGCTGGAAGTCTCTTTATACCACCAGCTCCTATCACACGAAACGAACTAATCTCAGAAATTTGGCGTTGTTTCTACCAAACAGCACCCGAAGAACTACTCTATCTTTATAAAGAACACTCTCTTGTTCTAGGAAGAGAGGTCAGTTTTATCCAAGAACAGACTGAAAAAAAAGGAGTCGCCAAGGACATCTCCGACAAAGGACAACTCCTTATCCAGCTTGATGACCAGACAGAAATCTGGCTCAATAGTGGTGAAATCTCACTCACTAGCTGGACTTAA